In Methanocaldococcus lauensis, a single genomic region encodes these proteins:
- the fhcD gene encoding formylmethanofuran--tetrahydromethanopterin N-formyltransferase: protein MEINGVYIEDTFAEAFPIWVSRVLITASTKKWAKIAATEATGFGCSVIMCPAEAGIEKYVPPSKTPDGRPGFIIQICHPKKSELEHQMLERLGQCVLTCPTTAIFDAMGDMAEEQLKVGFKLKFFGDGYEKKDELYGRKVYRIPIMGGEFITEAKFGIKKGVAGGNFFIMADTNATALIAAEAAVNAISSVEGVITPFPGGVVASGSKVGASNPKYKFMVATTNHKMCPTLKNVVEDSEIPEDVNGVYEIVIDGIDEESVKEAMKQGILAATRVPGVKKITAGNYGGKLGKYQIKLHELFE from the coding sequence ATGGAAATAAATGGAGTATATATTGAAGATACATTTGCAGAAGCTTTTCCAATATGGGTATCAAGAGTTTTAATAACAGCATCTACTAAAAAGTGGGCAAAAATTGCCGCTACAGAGGCTACTGGTTTTGGTTGTTCAGTTATTATGTGTCCAGCAGAAGCTGGAATTGAAAAATATGTTCCTCCATCAAAAACTCCAGATGGAAGACCTGGATTTATAATACAAATCTGCCATCCTAAAAAATCAGAATTAGAACACCAAATGTTAGAAAGATTAGGACAGTGTGTTTTAACATGCCCAACAACAGCTATTTTTGACGCTATGGGTGACATGGCTGAAGAACAGTTAAAAGTAGGATTTAAGTTAAAGTTTTTCGGAGATGGTTATGAGAAGAAGGATGAGTTGTATGGTAGAAAAGTATATAGAATACCAATTATGGGAGGAGAATTTATAACAGAAGCTAAATTTGGTATTAAAAAAGGAGTGGCTGGAGGGAACTTCTTTATAATGGCTGACACTAACGCTACTGCATTAATAGCAGCTGAAGCCGCAGTAAATGCTATTTCATCAGTTGAGGGAGTTATAACTCCATTCCCTGGAGGAGTTGTAGCTTCAGGAAGTAAGGTGGGTGCAAGTAATCCAAAGTATAAATTTATGGTAGCTACAACAAACCACAAAATGTGTCCAACATTAAAAAATGTTGTAGAAGATTCAGAGATTCCTGAAGATGTAAATGGTGTTTATGAAATAGTTATTGATGGTATTGATGAAGAATCAGTAAAAGAGGCTATGAAACAAGGTATATTAGCAGCTACAAGAGTTCCAGGAGTTAAAAAAATTACTGCTGGGAATTATGGAGGTAAATTAGGAAAATACCAAATAAAATTACATGAATTATTTGAGTAA
- the comD gene encoding sulfopyruvate decarboxylase subunit alpha → MRSSLAIYKALKESNIDFICSVPCANLKNLIKLVEEDENIRYIPTTREEEAFGICAGAYLAGKKTAILMQNSGIGNSINAIASLYKTFQIPTLLIISHRGDLKEQIPAQIPMGRWITKLLDVCEIPTYKPKTPEEAYKLIKYASSYMFKISYPVALLFDALYWEYDLE, encoded by the coding sequence ATGAGAAGTAGTTTAGCAATATACAAAGCATTAAAAGAGTCAAATATTGACTTTATTTGCTCTGTTCCATGTGCTAACTTAAAAAATCTAATAAAATTAGTTGAGGAAGATGAAAATATAAGATATATCCCAACTACGAGAGAGGAAGAGGCTTTTGGAATATGTGCTGGGGCATACTTAGCAGGAAAGAAAACAGCAATATTAATGCAAAATTCTGGAATTGGAAATTCAATAAATGCAATTGCTTCATTATATAAAACTTTTCAAATACCTACTTTATTGATAATAAGCCATAGAGGAGATTTAAAAGAACAAATCCCCGCTCAAATACCTATGGGGAGATGGATCACAAAATTATTGGATGTTTGTGAAATTCCTACATATAAACCAAAGACTCCAGAAGAAGCATATAAACTAATAAAATATGCCTCATCATATATGTTTAAAATCTCTTATCCTGTGGCTTTACTATTTGACGCTCTATATTGGGAGTATGACTTAGAATAA
- the engB gene encoding GTP-binding protein EngB: MNDFFEKYKNLKEKYEKKKKPKVIVVGRSNVGKSTFVRLITGRKDVKVGKKPGVTLKINEYDMGDYILVDMPGFGYMAGVPKKVQEAIKDKIVHYIENHADEIAAAVQIIDTKPFIEIVERWNKKGEIPIDLEMFDFITDLKISPILVANKMDKIKKDKWDEVLDNICEYLKCQPPWHQWKFIVPAILKKGIGIEEIKKKINERVRLYKRLHGK, encoded by the coding sequence ATGAATGACTTTTTTGAAAAATACAAAAATTTAAAAGAAAAATATGAAAAAAAGAAAAAACCAAAGGTTATAGTTGTGGGTAGAAGTAATGTAGGAAAATCGACTTTTGTTCGATTAATTACTGGTAGAAAAGATGTTAAAGTAGGAAAAAAGCCAGGAGTAACATTAAAAATTAATGAGTATGATATGGGAGATTATATATTGGTTGATATGCCTGGATTTGGGTATATGGCAGGAGTTCCAAAAAAAGTTCAAGAAGCTATTAAAGATAAGATAGTTCATTACATAGAAAATCATGCTGATGAAATAGCTGCAGCAGTTCAAATAATAGATACAAAACCATTCATTGAAATAGTGGAAAGATGGAATAAAAAAGGGGAGATTCCAATTGATTTAGAGATGTTTGATTTTATAACCGACTTAAAAATAAGTCCTATTCTTGTAGCTAATAAAATGGATAAAATAAAAAAAGATAAGTGGGATGAAGTTTTAGATAATATTTGTGAGTATTTAAAATGCCAGCCTCCATGGCATCAGTGGAAATTTATAGTCCCAGCAATATTAAAAAAAGGAATAGGTATTGAGGAGATAAAAAAGAAAATTAATGAAAGAGTAAGATTGTATAAAAGACTTCATGGAAAATAA
- the speB gene encoding agmatinase: MKEYFIDLSKFMMANSSFEESDGVIFSVPYDGTTSFKPGTREGGNAIRISSWGLETYSPILDRDLSELKYCDLKDLDLYGNQEEIFNTVYSVSKEILKEGKKIIVFGGEHSITYPIVKAVKDVYKDIIVIQFDAHCDLRDEYLGNKLSHACVMRRIYELTKHIFQFGIRSGDREEWKFAKKNNIYLKMDLMNKDDLKYIIELDKPIYLTIDIDVLDPAYAPGTGTPEPCGFSTKELLNSLYLLKKVKDKIVGFDIVEVSPIYDPANITAITAAKIVRELMLMIL, translated from the coding sequence ATGAAAGAGTATTTTATTGATTTATCTAAATTTATGATGGCAAATAGTTCATTTGAAGAATCTGATGGAGTTATATTTTCAGTTCCATATGATGGGACAACATCATTTAAGCCGGGAACAAGAGAAGGAGGAAATGCTATAAGAATATCTTCATGGGGATTAGAAACTTACAGCCCTATTTTAGACAGAGATTTATCTGAATTAAAATACTGCGATTTAAAAGATTTGGATTTGTATGGAAATCAGGAAGAGATATTTAATACAGTTTATTCTGTATCAAAAGAAATATTAAAGGAAGGTAAAAAAATAATTGTCTTTGGTGGAGAGCATTCTATAACCTATCCAATAGTTAAGGCAGTTAAAGATGTTTATAAAGATATTATTGTTATTCAATTCGATGCCCATTGTGATTTAAGAGATGAGTATTTAGGAAATAAACTATCTCACGCGTGTGTTATGAGAAGAATTTATGAATTAACTAAACATATCTTCCAATTTGGAATTAGAAGTGGAGATAGAGAAGAATGGAAATTTGCTAAGAAAAATAACATTTACTTAAAAATGGATTTAATGAATAAAGATGACTTAAAATATATAATTGAATTGGATAAACCAATATATTTAACCATTGACATTGATGTTTTAGACCCTGCCTATGCTCCGGGAACGGGAACTCCTGAGCCATGTGGATTTTCAACTAAAGAACTTTTAAACTCTTTATATCTATTAAAAAAGGTTAAAGATAAAATTGTTGGATTTGATATAGTTGAAGTTTCTCCTATCTACGATCCAGCAAACATTACAGCAATAACTGCCGCAAAAATAGTTAGGGAATTGATGTTGATGATTTTATGA
- the twy1 gene encoding 4-demethylwyosine synthase TYW1, whose amino-acid sequence MIPEEIYKILRKQRYQIYNHIGVKLCGWVRKKMLEDKNCYKSQFYGIETHRCIQCTPSVIWCQQNCIFCWRVLPTDINIDINKIKEPKWEEPEVVYEKILELHRRIIMGYGGVIDRVGEKKFKEALEPKHVAISLSGEPTLYPYLDELIKIFHKKGFTTFVVSNGILTEVIEKIEPTQLYISLDAYDLESYKRICRGKEEYWESILNTLDILKEKKRTCIRTTLVRGYNDDILKFVDLYERANVHFIELKSYMHVGYSQKRLSKENMLQHDEILKLAKILEENSSYKLIDDNEDSRVALLQNENRKINPKIFE is encoded by the coding sequence ATGATTCCTGAAGAAATCTACAAAATTTTAAGAAAACAGAGATATCAGATATACAACCATATTGGAGTTAAACTATGTGGCTGGGTTAGAAAAAAAATGTTAGAAGATAAAAACTGTTATAAATCACAATTTTATGGGATAGAGACGCATAGATGTATCCAATGCACTCCCTCTGTTATTTGGTGTCAGCAAAATTGTATATTCTGCTGGAGAGTTTTACCAACAGATATAAATATTGACATAAACAAAATTAAAGAGCCAAAATGGGAAGAGCCAGAGGTAGTTTATGAGAAAATCTTAGAGTTGCATAGAAGAATAATTATGGGTTATGGAGGAGTTATTGATAGAGTTGGAGAAAAGAAATTTAAAGAGGCATTAGAGCCAAAGCATGTGGCAATATCTTTATCTGGGGAGCCAACTCTCTACCCATACTTAGACGAGTTAATAAAAATATTCCACAAAAAAGGATTTACAACATTTGTAGTTTCAAATGGAATATTAACTGAAGTTATTGAAAAAATAGAACCTACTCAATTATACATTTCATTAGATGCCTATGATTTGGAGAGTTATAAAAGAATATGTAGAGGAAAAGAAGAGTATTGGGAGAGTATTTTAAATACCTTAGACATTTTAAAAGAGAAAAAAAGAACATGTATTAGAACTACATTGGTTAGAGGTTATAACGATGACATTTTAAAATTTGTTGATCTCTATGAGAGGGCAAATGTCCATTTTATTGAATTAAAGTCATATATGCACGTTGGTTATTCTCAAAAGAGATTAAGTAAGGAGAATATGCTCCAACACGATGAAATTTTGAAATTAGCAAAGATTTTAGAGGAGAATAGTTCATATAAATTAATTGATGACAATGAAGATAGTAGAGTTGCCCTTTTACAAAATGAAAATAGAAAGATTAATCCAAAAATTTTTGAATAA
- the speD gene encoding adenosylmethionine decarboxylase: MLKFLGKHLILELWGCNPEALDDIEGIEKMLVDSVEACGATLICVKTHKFSPQGATGVAVLAESHISIHTWPELGYAAMDIFTCGEHVEPAKAIPIIKEFLKPKHIEILDLKRGIRLNEGDLK; the protein is encoded by the coding sequence ATGTTAAAGTTCTTAGGAAAGCATTTAATATTAGAATTGTGGGGTTGCAATCCAGAGGCTTTAGATGACATTGAAGGAATAGAAAAGATGTTAGTTGATAGCGTAGAGGCTTGTGGAGCTACATTAATATGCGTAAAAACACACAAATTTTCCCCTCAAGGAGCTACTGGTGTAGCAGTTTTAGCTGAAAGTCACATATCAATACACACATGGCCAGAATTAGGATATGCAGCTATGGATATTTTTACATGTGGAGAGCACGTAGAGCCAGCAAAGGCTATACCAATAATTAAAGAATTCTTAAAACCAAAGCATATTGAAATCTTAGACTTAAAGAGAGGCATAAGACTAAATGAAGGTGATTTAAAGTGA
- a CDS encoding DUF211 domain-containing protein: MNGIRRIVLDILKPHEPKITEMALQLTSLPNIDGVNITVYEIDKETENVKVTIEGNNLDFDEIQEIIERLGGTIHSIDEVVAGKKIIEEVKTPQDRY, translated from the coding sequence TTGAACGGAATTAGGAGAATAGTATTAGATATACTAAAGCCACACGAACCAAAAATAACAGAGATGGCTTTACAATTAACATCTCTCCCTAATATAGATGGGGTAAATATTACAGTTTATGAAATAGACAAAGAAACTGAAAATGTTAAAGTAACAATTGAAGGAAATAATTTAGATTTTGATGAAATTCAGGAAATTATTGAAAGATTAGGAGGAACAATACATAGTATAGATGAAGTTGTTGCTGGTAAAAAAATTATTGAAGAAGTTAAAACTCCTCAAGATAGATATTAA
- the rpsJ gene encoding 30S ribosomal protein S10, whose translation MQRARIKLSSTDHVILDEICRQIKEIAEKTGVDISGPIPLPTKVLKVVTRKSPDGEGSSTFDRWTMKIHKRLIDIDADERALRHIMKIKIPDNVQIEIQFR comes from the coding sequence ATGCAAAGAGCAAGAATTAAGTTATCAAGTACAGATCATGTAATTTTAGATGAAATTTGTAGACAAATAAAAGAAATTGCTGAAAAGACTGGAGTAGATATTTCAGGACCAATTCCATTACCTACAAAGGTATTAAAAGTTGTTACAAGAAAGAGTCCAGATGGAGAAGGTTCATCAACATTTGACAGATGGACAATGAAAATTCATAAGAGATTGATTGACATTGATGCAGATGAAAGAGCCTTAAGACATATTATGAAAATAAAAATTCCAGATAATGTTCAAATAGAGATACAATTTAGATAA
- a CDS encoding pyruvoyl-dependent arginine decarboxylase, protein MVGEINPLNAYFKLPNTVSLVAGSSEGETPLNAFDGALLNAGIGNVNLIRISSIMPPNAEIVPLPKLPMGALVPTAYGYIISDVPGETISAAVSVAIPKDKNLCGLIMEFEGKCSKKEAEKTVKEMAKIGFEMRNWELERIESIAVEHTVEKLGCAFAAAALWYK, encoded by the coding sequence ATGGTTGGCGAGATAAATCCTTTAAATGCATATTTTAAACTTCCAAATACAGTTTCTTTGGTTGCAGGTAGTAGCGAGGGTGAAACACCATTAAATGCTTTTGACGGAGCTTTATTAAATGCTGGAATTGGGAATGTGAATTTAATTAGAATAAGCAGTATAATGCCTCCAAATGCTGAAATAGTTCCTTTACCTAAACTACCAATGGGAGCCTTAGTTCCTACAGCCTATGGTTATATTATTAGTGACGTCCCAGGAGAGACTATTTCAGCGGCTGTTAGTGTTGCTATTCCAAAAGATAAAAACCTATGTGGCCTAATAATGGAATTCGAAGGGAAATGTTCAAAAAAAGAGGCAGAAAAAACTGTTAAAGAAATGGCAAAAATAGGTTTCGAAATGAGAAACTGGGAATTAGAGAGAATTGAATCTATTGCAGTTGAACACACAGTTGAAAAATTAGGATGTGCTTTTGCAGCAGCAGCATTATGGTATAAATAA
- the comE gene encoding sulfopyruvate decarboxylase subunit beta, giving the protein MLPRRIDIIKKIVENVGDKEIIVSNIGIPSKELYYVKDRERNFYMLGSMGLASSIGLGLALNCKDKVIVIDGDGSILMNLGSLSTIGYTNPKNYILVIVDNSSYGSTGNQKTQTSKNTNLEIVAKGCGLEAVTTYTLEEFEKEFKKSLKENKCRVIIAKAIPYNEKCPNIEIPPVVLKYRFMEALKK; this is encoded by the coding sequence ATGCTTCCAAGAAGGATAGACATAATTAAAAAAATTGTTGAAAATGTTGGAGATAAAGAAATAATAGTTAGCAATATAGGAATTCCTTCTAAGGAGTTGTATTATGTGAAAGATAGAGAAAGAAACTTTTATATGCTTGGTTCAATGGGATTAGCCTCATCTATTGGTTTAGGGTTGGCTTTAAATTGCAAAGATAAGGTTATAGTTATAGATGGTGATGGCTCAATATTGATGAATCTTGGCTCTCTATCTACAATAGGATATACTAATCCAAAAAATTATATATTGGTTATAGTTGATAATTCATCTTATGGCTCTACTGGTAATCAAAAAACTCAAACAAGTAAAAATACTAACTTAGAGATTGTAGCAAAAGGTTGTGGTTTAGAAGCAGTAACAACATACACCTTAGAAGAGTTTGAAAAAGAATTTAAAAAATCTTTAAAAGAAAATAAATGTAGAGTGATTATTGCTAAGGCAATTCCATACAATGAAAAATGTCCTAACATAGAGATTCCACCAGTAGTTTTAAAATATAGATTTATGGAGGCATTAAAAAAGTGA
- a CDS encoding S24/S26 family peptidase produces the protein MYPIMKRGDLVVVENAGFEFNPKDVKVGDIVVYKAHWPYYQSLLYSLDYKLGLNPIKTLQIFNETTNNKITVKYLGKLKTNNGYYDIVELDIPKSPTKPVIHRVIEKVNFDNKTYFIIKGDNNPINDPELVNVNQIRQRVVVIDGHPLVIPYIGYLSIWLKEYWYIVVLFIVLYYLYSYLRGGR, from the coding sequence ATGTATCCTATTATGAAAAGAGGTGACTTGGTAGTTGTAGAAAATGCAGGTTTTGAATTTAATCCAAAAGATGTTAAGGTTGGGGATATTGTAGTATATAAAGCTCATTGGCCCTACTATCAATCTTTATTGTATAGCTTAGATTATAAATTAGGATTAAATCCTATAAAAACCTTACAAATATTCAATGAGACAACGAATAATAAAATAACAGTAAAATACTTAGGTAAATTAAAAACTAATAATGGCTATTATGATATAGTTGAGTTAGACATTCCAAAAAGCCCAACCAAGCCAGTTATTCATAGAGTAATTGAGAAAGTAAATTTTGATAATAAAACTTACTTTATAATAAAGGGGGATAATAATCCAATAAATGACCCTGAACTTGTTAATGTTAATCAAATAAGGCAGAGAGTTGTTGTTATAGATGGCCATCCATTAGTAATTCCTTATATTGGCTATCTATCAATATGGCTTAAAGAATATTGGTATATAGTAGTTTTATTTATAGTTCTATATTATTTGTATTCATATCTTAGAGGAGGGAGATAA
- the speE gene encoding spermidine synthase: MNNHNNNFKCHIWFTEYHNNNVALSVRVKDILYMDKSEFQEIEIIDTYDFGKVLILDNTFQTTERDEFIYHELISHIPLFTHPNPKNVLVIGGGDGGTVREVVKHKSVKSVDFVELDRKVIEACKKYMPKLSCEMDNEKVNVIITDGIKYVAETDKKYDVIIVDCPDPVGPAKGLFEKEFYKNVFKCLNDEGIMVQQSESPLYNLDLIQNICRYLKDAGFKIIMPYTYPMPTYPSGFWSFTLASKKYNPLDVDEKKIKEALKDMETKYYDEEVHKGIFLATPKFLKDAIKKVLE, encoded by the coding sequence GTGAATAACCATAACAACAATTTTAAATGTCATATATGGTTTACGGAGTATCACAACAACAATGTAGCCCTCTCTGTTAGAGTAAAAGACATTTTATATATGGATAAATCCGAGTTTCAAGAAATCGAAATAATTGATACCTATGATTTTGGAAAAGTATTAATCTTGGATAACACATTCCAAACAACTGAGAGAGATGAATTTATATATCACGAATTAATTTCCCATATCCCTCTTTTTACTCATCCTAATCCTAAAAATGTCTTAGTTATTGGAGGAGGAGATGGTGGAACAGTTAGGGAAGTTGTTAAGCATAAATCAGTGAAATCAGTTGATTTTGTAGAGTTGGATAGAAAGGTTATTGAAGCTTGTAAGAAATATATGCCTAAACTAAGTTGTGAAATGGACAACGAAAAGGTTAATGTTATTATAACTGACGGAATTAAATATGTTGCTGAAACAGACAAAAAATATGATGTTATTATTGTAGATTGTCCAGATCCTGTAGGTCCTGCCAAGGGTTTATTTGAAAAAGAGTTTTATAAAAATGTATTTAAATGTTTAAATGATGAAGGAATTATGGTTCAACAATCTGAAAGCCCATTGTATAACTTAGATTTAATACAAAACATATGTAGATATTTAAAGGATGCTGGATTCAAGATAATTATGCCCTACACATATCCAATGCCTACATATCCAAGTGGATTTTGGAGCTTTACATTGGCATCTAAAAAATACAATCCATTAGATGTAGATGAGAAAAAAATAAAAGAAGCTTTAAAAGATATGGAGACAAAATATTATGATGAAGAAGTTCATAAAGGTATTTTTTTAGCCACACCTAAGTTTTTAAAAGATGCAATTAAAAAAGTTCTTGAATAA